TACGAACCCTTACCAAACCACAGCCGTTATAAAGACCTTCATCAATGTTCATCATGCAGAAGAATTAACCGAAATAACCAATTGGTTGCTTTTCTTAGGTGGAGATATCAAGATCAAGGAGATGCCAGAAGAAATCTTAGCAGGTGTACAAAAGAGATTAAGCTTATATTGCCCGTAAGTAGTGGATAGTTAAAAACAAATAACTTTGAGCATGGCCGTGTTTTTATTATCTGCTGTTTCTACTGAGATCTACTATGGGACATTATCCCAATTGCCCTTAACTTTAAGGAAACGTTTAGCGATAAAAAAACGCATTGAGGAATTATCTCCTCAACACGTTTTCTGGCGATCTATAACTCACTCACATCATCTGTTATTGTTAAGCTCTTCAAAGAACTTAATATTAATCTCGAAATTAGGCACAGTTTGAGATTCTTCAGCTTGTTTGACTAATCTTACAACCATATCATTATAAGGTGTTGAGATTTGTTTGCCTGAAGCTGAGCGCGGAACTACTCCATTGATATAATCAATTTCGGTCTTCCGTTGCTTTTCGAGATCCTGTAGCATGCTTGCTTTTAACAGTCTGGACGACTCCATGAGAACCCGAAGTGTTTTAATTCGTTCCGGGATATCCTCTTCACTTTGTATTTCCAAAGATTCAATATCAAAGCCGCTCATCGTGGCAAATTTCACACCATTTGCGTGTCCAACTTTGATCGTTTCATTGGCAATACGGACGGCACTTACGATACTAATATCATGGTCAAGCACAACGCCATACTCCACGTTTAGTGCTGCAGATAGGCCGCTAAATGCATTGTTAATAAGCAATTTAGACCACTTCGTGCCCACCAGATTATCGGAAATATGTGTTCCACCCACAAGGTCTAGTATAGATTTGATCTGTTGAATTCTTTCGGTTGTTTCACCATTTAATTCACCAATTTGAAAAGCATACTGCTTAAAGCGGCTAAACTCTGTTGTAAGTCTTGATACTCCTGGTTCAATAAACGTAGCACCAAATTCAACAGATCCGGCAATGACCCGTTCTCGGCCAACAATGGAAGCCACCTTCTCTTCAGGGATACCGTTCTGCAAGGAAAGCACAACACTTTGGTCGTTTAAAAACGGCAACAGATCTTGAAGGACAGACTCGTTATATAGCTGTTTAGTTAAAAGCAAGATTAAATCATATGTTCCTGACATATCCTCAGGAGTAATGGCAGTCACCTTTGCCTGGAAATCCGTAGTGCCAGTAATTTGGGCCCCTGTCTGGTTTAATGCATCAACATGTGCTTGATAGACATCGATCAACTCTACATTTTGTCCGCCGGCAGCAATATATGCACCAGCGATGGTTCCTAAGGAACCTGCTCCTAAAATTGCAATTCTCATATGGAATTCCCCTACCTTTTATGTTTGATTGCTTTTAATGACGTTTATTTTTCATCAGCTAAATAATCATATATAACTGTTGGAGAAGGCAGCGAAAGCTCTGTGATGATATGGGAAGCTGAAACAACCTCAAGTACAGGCAAATCTGCCATTGGCGCAAGAGCATGAGCGAATAGCTCCAGTCTTGCAGGACCTGACCAGGCGCCCTGAATTTTAATATCCGTAATTTGGCTCCGTACCAATTCACAGATTCTTGGATATCCGTCATAATCAGGCATCTTTTTCAGCATATAATTTGGTTTAACAATCTCTTGTAGCGCCTCCGAATGATCAAGTGGAAAATGCTTATATCCCATGGTCGCGGTAGCCACTCTTAAAGAGCCATAATCCATAAGTCCAACCAATGTGTCGGAATCTACATACAAACTGGGTTTGCCCATTTTTTTAGGATAGGCACCTATTTCCCTGCCTGATGCGATTGCAGGAAAACTGTCTACGTACATTGCGTGGAGATAATCTCCTTCCTCCCCTTCAAAGTTAACAGGTATCACCTGTCCACACTCTGTATAGGAACCAAGGCCTGTTACATCCGGCATTTTCATAATCTCAAACCTTACAAGCGGAGAGGTAACTTCCAATGGCTCCGGAACGATTTTTCTTAAGCGTTCCAGATCGGTTCTATATAAAATGTTCAAGTATTCGCGATTATAGAAACGATATGGTCCCAAAGGAAATGCCCCTGCATCCAGCGGAGTTGTAAATTGCTTAACCACTTCTTCCTTTCTCATCTGAACGACACCTTCCGATCTCTAATTTCTTCATTCTGTTGTCTGATTTCTCTACCGAAATGATGATTACAAAACCCATTTTACATCTCAATTTACATTTAATCTAATACATGATAATATATAAACTCATTTATTATAATAAATATAAGAGGTGCACTATAGTGGAGCTGCTTCAGTTGAAATACTTTCAGACCGTCGCTTATACAGAACATATATCTAAGGCTGCCGAACAATTAAATATTGCTCAGCCTTCTTTAAGCCTGACGATAAAGAGACTTGAGGATGAATTGGGTACAACCTTATTTGATCGGAAAGGAAGAAATATTCAATTGAATGTATCCGGAAAAATCCTCTTGAAACATGTCAACAGGATTTTCACCGAAATTGAAAATGCAAGAATGGAAATACAAACGCAGGATAACGAAATGGCCCATACCATCAAAATATCGATTTCAAATCCCAGATTCCTATCAGGACTGATTACCAGGTATATTACCCAGTGTCCGGATACCAATATACAACAGGGACTTGGAGCTAGAAATGACATCCTTGCAAGCTTAAAAAAAGGGGATATAGATTTGGGGATCGCAGGTCCACCTATAGCGGACGATGAGATTGAGAGTTGTGTCCTTATTAATGAAGATATCGTGCTGGTTTTACCTTCCACACACAAGTTTGCGACAAAATCTGAAATTTCGTTAAGCAAATTGGCCGAAGAATCTTTTATTTCCCTTGCTAATAATGAGGAATATAGCTTTTTTACAACCGAGCTTTGCAAAAAAGCAGGATTCACTCCCAAGAATATATTCGAGGTGGACTCTCATTTACTCGCGGAAATTATTAAGGTCAATCAGGGTATCTCGTTAATCCCTATCTCGGTCTGTAGAAAGTTGGATTTGAATTACGTCAGAATCGCAGATATTAATCCCACCTATCCAGTGGGGCTATCTTGGGTGAAGGATAGACATTTATCCTCCTCCACCAGAAATTTCCGGGACTTTATTATTGCATATTTTAATGATCATTATGCATTGTACAAAGTTTAAAAAACTACATATTCGGAGCATTCTGTGACTTTTTGCGACTTGAAATTAGTCATTGGTTTTCATCTAAAATGCAGTAAAATATCGTTCACTGATTGTTCAGCGGACTGCTCCGAACTATCCAGCCAAAATCCGATTTGAGGCGTTTCCTTCAAAAAGTCTGAATACAAATTCTCTACCGTGAAGCCAGTGTACCCCACTTTTCCTCTTGTTTTTTCACGCTCTTTTACCACTTCTACCTTCGGACACAGCACAACTAACTGAACCGGGTAATCCTTTAACTGCTCCATCATATAGACTAATTCCGCGCCGTAGTAATTATCCTGTAAAACAACAGAAAAACCATTCTCATAATAGGTTTTTGCGGCATTTGCGGCTAACTGATAACGCAAATATAATTGACGGAATGCTTCTTCCGACGGTTCAGCGGACATGTCTTCGCGGCCGGATACAATCATGCGACGGAATATATCACCACGCAGATGCACGGCTTTTCCCAGCTTGGAAGCCAGCAGCTCCGACACTGTTGACTTACCAGAAGCCATTACGCCTGTAATTAAGTAGATCGCTTTTTCCATAACTAAATACCTCCTTCTTATCATAAAAAGAGACCGGCCTATACAAAGAAGAAACATTCAACAGAATTAAGATATGGGTTCTTAGACATATTTATTTATCATGGCATTTAGAAACTCTCGAAATTCTTCAACATATGCTTTAGGTTCTATGATTTCCAAATCCGTTCCAAAGCTAGCTAAAAACCGGAATCCAAAGTGGTTTTGCGGCATATCTATTTCGGCTATAAGCAGTTCGGAATTGTGAGCCTCAATCCTTTTTTGACCGTATCTTTCAATAAATTGATCTTTTATTCGATGTGAGATCAATACTTTAATTGTAATTAGATTCGGTTGATAATATTGCTC
This window of the Paenibacillus marchantiae genome carries:
- a CDS encoding ketopantoate reductase family protein; this translates as MRIAILGAGSLGTIAGAYIAAGGQNVELIDVYQAHVDALNQTGAQITGTTDFQAKVTAITPEDMSGTYDLILLLTKQLYNESVLQDLLPFLNDQSVVLSLQNGIPEEKVASIVGRERVIAGSVEFGATFIEPGVSRLTTEFSRFKQYAFQIGELNGETTERIQQIKSILDLVGGTHISDNLVGTKWSKLLINNAFSGLSAALNVEYGVVLDHDISIVSAVRIANETIKVGHANGVKFATMSGFDIESLEIQSEEDIPERIKTLRVLMESSRLLKASMLQDLEKQRKTEIDYINGVVPRSASGKQISTPYNDMVVRLVKQAEESQTVPNFEINIKFFEELNNNR
- a CDS encoding acetoacetate decarboxylase → MRKEEVVKQFTTPLDAGAFPLGPYRFYNREYLNILYRTDLERLRKIVPEPLEVTSPLVRFEIMKMPDVTGLGSYTECGQVIPVNFEGEEGDYLHAMYVDSFPAIASGREIGAYPKKMGKPSLYVDSDTLVGLMDYGSLRVATATMGYKHFPLDHSEALQEIVKPNYMLKKMPDYDGYPRICELVRSQITDIKIQGAWSGPARLELFAHALAPMADLPVLEVVSASHIITELSLPSPTVIYDYLADEK
- a CDS encoding LysR family transcriptional regulator: MELLQLKYFQTVAYTEHISKAAEQLNIAQPSLSLTIKRLEDELGTTLFDRKGRNIQLNVSGKILLKHVNRIFTEIENARMEIQTQDNEMAHTIKISISNPRFLSGLITRYITQCPDTNIQQGLGARNDILASLKKGDIDLGIAGPPIADDEIESCVLINEDIVLVLPSTHKFATKSEISLSKLAEESFISLANNEEYSFFTTELCKKAGFTPKNIFEVDSHLLAEIIKVNQGISLIPISVCRKLDLNYVRIADINPTYPVGLSWVKDRHLSSSTRNFRDFIIAYFNDHYALYKV
- a CDS encoding AAA family ATPase, translating into MEKAIYLITGVMASGKSTVSELLASKLGKAVHLRGDIFRRMIVSGREDMSAEPSEEAFRQLYLRYQLAANAAKTYYENGFSVVLQDNYYGAELVYMMEQLKDYPVQLVVLCPKVEVVKEREKTRGKVGYTGFTVENLYSDFLKETPQIGFWLDSSEQSAEQSVNDILLHFR